The following are encoded together in the Poseidonibacter lekithochrous genome:
- the chrA gene encoding chromate efflux transporter: protein MKNIFDIFIKFFSLGLISFGGPMAHIAYFQKRFVEQLKWLDEQSYSKLLALSQFLPGPNSSQVGFAIGLKRGGLIGAITAFIAFTFPSFIILYILATFSLGEAQNSFIAGIILGLKLFAVVIVSDASITMFKSFCKDKITIGIFTLATILLIFISSTFIQIAVLILSAILGRVFIKTKQDEEIKESKKTKKLPLLIFFVLLLTLPFLANESLELKLISSFYEVGSLVFGGGHVVLPLLEENLNTLVSKDNFLLAYSLAQAVPGPMFTIASYLGADIMNESALYGALIATVSIFLPGLLLILAFSESFESYSKKKTVLSALAGINAAVVGLLVSVLIVSVGPNAVHSLFDLIIVISGLILIRSIKLPILIIILIFIVIGLIKSFF, encoded by the coding sequence ATGAAAAACATATTTGATATATTTATAAAATTCTTCTCCTTAGGACTAATTAGTTTTGGTGGACCAATGGCACATATTGCCTACTTTCAGAAAAGATTTGTTGAACAATTAAAATGGTTAGATGAACAATCGTATTCAAAACTTCTAGCCTTAAGCCAATTTCTTCCAGGACCTAATTCTTCACAAGTAGGTTTTGCCATTGGACTTAAAAGAGGTGGCTTAATAGGTGCTATTACAGCCTTTATAGCCTTTACTTTTCCTTCCTTTATCATTTTGTATATATTAGCTACTTTCTCTCTAGGAGAGGCTCAAAATAGCTTTATTGCTGGGATTATATTAGGACTTAAACTTTTTGCAGTTGTTATAGTGAGTGATGCAAGTATTACTATGTTCAAAAGTTTTTGTAAAGATAAAATTACAATTGGTATATTTACCCTAGCTACAATTTTACTTATTTTTATTTCATCAACTTTTATACAAATTGCAGTATTAATCTTAAGTGCGATATTAGGAAGAGTATTTATTAAAACAAAGCAAGATGAAGAAATAAAAGAGAGTAAAAAAACAAAAAAACTTCCGCTACTTATTTTCTTTGTTTTATTATTAACTTTACCATTTTTAGCAAATGAAAGTTTAGAATTAAAACTAATTTCATCTTTTTATGAAGTAGGAAGTCTAGTATTTGGGGGAGGGCATGTTGTACTTCCTTTATTAGAAGAGAATCTAAATACTTTAGTTTCAAAAGACAACTTCTTATTAGCATATTCTCTTGCACAAGCAGTTCCGGGACCTATGTTTACAATTGCTTCCTATTTAGGTGCAGATATTATGAACGAAAGTGCCTTGTATGGTGCATTAATAGCTACTGTATCAATATTTTTACCGGGCTTATTATTAATATTGGCATTTAGTGAAAGTTTTGAAAGTTATTCAAAAAAGAAAACAGTTTTAAGTGCATTGGCTGGTATTAATGCGGCAGTTGTGGGTTTATTAGTTTCTGTTTTAATAGTAAGTGTCGGACCAAATGCAGTTCATTCTTTATTTGATCTAATAATAGTAATAAGTGGATTAATACTAATAAGAAGTATAAAACTTCCCATTCTTATTATTATATTAATATTTATAGTAATAGGTCTTATAAAGTCTTTTTTTTAA
- a CDS encoding putative quinol monooxygenase, producing the protein MSNRLYCIASFRAKEGKEQELLETLRALEPITNAEKGCIQYIVTKHYEHPNAMGKSYPIVFNEIFESKEDFESHCNQPYITDFFETHCVKEDGLVEDFNVCVYTDEIN; encoded by the coding sequence ATGTCAAATAGACTATATTGTATTGCTTCATTTAGAGCAAAAGAAGGTAAAGAGCAAGAGTTATTAGAAACACTAAGAGCATTAGAGCCAATAACAAATGCAGAAAAAGGATGTATTCAATATATTGTTACAAAACATTATGAACATCCAAATGCAATGGGAAAATCATATCCTATTGTATTTAATGAAATTTTTGAATCTAAAGAAGATTTTGAATCTCATTGTAATCAACCATATATTACTGACTTCTTTGAAACACATTGTGTTAAAGAAGATGGTTTAGTGGAAGATTTTAATGTTTGTGTTTACACAGACGAAATTAACTAG
- a CDS encoding glutamate-5-semialdehyde dehydrogenase, producing the protein MQQFLEEAKKTSRTIANLSTKTKNKVLNEMADALMAHCDYIIDHNIKDMSQGRLNDLSDALLDRLLLTGDRIEAMAKAIRQIADQTEPVGKILDGWVTEDGLNIQKVSVPIGVIGIIYESRPNVTSDTAALCFKSGNVCVLKGGKEAEFSNKAIANVLKQVLAKNKLPEQAISLLPDSSREGVAKLIKQDKYVDLIVPRGGEALIRYVSENSSVPVIKHDKGLCHTYVDKDAAHNRVIDIAVNAKVQRPGVCNAMETLLVHQDIAPYILPGLYDAFIEHGTELKGCEETTKHLDIQCATHEDYDTEYLANILNIKVVKNVDEAISHIAKYGSGHSEAILSENYTVVNKFLDQVDAACVYANASTRFTDGGAFGLGAEVGISTNKLHSRGPMGINDLTTFKFKIYGQGQTR; encoded by the coding sequence ATGCAACAATTTTTAGAAGAAGCTAAAAAAACTAGCCGAACTATTGCTAACCTAAGTACTAAAACAAAAAATAAAGTGTTAAATGAAATGGCTGATGCTTTAATGGCACACTGTGATTATATTATTGATCATAACATTAAAGATATGAGTCAAGGTCGATTAAATGACCTAAGTGATGCACTTCTTGATAGACTACTTTTAACTGGTGATAGAATTGAGGCAATGGCGAAAGCAATTAGACAAATTGCTGATCAAACAGAACCTGTTGGTAAAATCCTTGATGGATGGGTTACTGAAGATGGACTAAATATACAAAAAGTATCAGTTCCTATTGGAGTAATTGGTATTATCTATGAAAGTAGACCGAATGTAACATCAGATACTGCAGCATTGTGTTTCAAAAGTGGAAATGTTTGTGTTTTAAAAGGTGGAAAAGAAGCTGAGTTTTCAAACAAAGCTATTGCAAATGTACTAAAACAAGTACTTGCAAAAAATAAACTACCAGAACAAGCAATTTCTTTATTACCTGATTCAAGTAGAGAAGGTGTAGCAAAACTTATTAAACAAGATAAATATGTAGACCTTATTGTTCCAAGAGGTGGAGAAGCGCTAATTAGATATGTTAGTGAAAATTCATCAGTTCCTGTTATCAAACATGATAAAGGACTTTGTCATACTTATGTTGATAAAGACGCAGCACATAATAGAGTTATTGATATTGCAGTTAATGCAAAAGTTCAAAGACCAGGTGTTTGTAATGCAATGGAGACTTTATTAGTTCACCAAGATATTGCACCTTATATTTTACCAGGACTTTATGATGCATTTATAGAACATGGAACTGAATTAAAAGGTTGTGAAGAAACAACAAAACATTTAGATATTCAATGTGCAACACATGAAGATTATGATACTGAGTATTTAGCAAATATCCTAAATATTAAAGTTGTAAAAAATGTAGATGAAGCAATTTCTCATATCGCAAAATATGGTTCAGGACACTCAGAAGCAATTTTAAGTGAGAACTATACTGTAGTAAATAAATTCTTAGATCAAGTAGATGCAGCTTGTGTATATGCAAATGCAAGTACTAGATTTACAGATGGGGGAGCCTTTGGATTAGGAGCAGAAGTTGGAATTTCAACTAATAAGCTACACTCAAGAGGACCTATGGGAATTAATGACCTTACTACATTCAAATTCAAAATTTATGGACAAGGACAAACAAGATAA
- a CDS encoding LysE family translocator, with protein sequence MIELTNLYMFIAASFLLCLAPGPDNIYVLTQGMTKSKKAAIVTTLGLTTGLIIHTSAAAFGISVIFQTSEIAFNIVKYVGAAYLLYIAYQSFKYRNEKLDLSVQNSSSELKKLYFKGFIMNILNPKVSIFFLAFLPQFVNTASGNVPMQMITLGGVFMVLTVVVFSSIGVAGNLLSSKLLEKPNIVKYMNVLTSFVLVSLGIKLALSQR encoded by the coding sequence ATGATTGAATTAACGAATCTTTATATGTTCATTGCGGCATCATTTTTATTATGCTTAGCTCCTGGTCCAGATAATATTTATGTATTAACTCAAGGAATGACAAAAAGTAAAAAAGCGGCAATAGTTACGACATTAGGTCTTACAACTGGACTTATTATTCATACTAGTGCTGCGGCATTTGGTATTTCTGTAATTTTCCAAACATCTGAAATTGCTTTTAATATTGTTAAATATGTAGGTGCTGCATATTTATTATATATTGCATATCAATCATTTAAATATAGAAATGAGAAATTAGATTTATCTGTTCAAAACTCAAGTTCTGAGTTAAAGAAACTTTATTTTAAAGGATTTATTATGAATATCCTTAATCCTAAAGTATCTATTTTCTTCTTAGCATTTCTTCCTCAGTTTGTAAATACAGCAAGTGGAAATGTTCCTATGCAAATGATTACACTAGGTGGAGTTTTCATGGTCTTAACAGTAGTTGTGTTCTCATCTATTGGAGTTGCAGGAAATCTTCTTAGTTCAAAATTATTAGAAAAACCAAATATTGTAAAATATATGAATGTATTAACTTCATTTGTATTAGTAAGTTTAGGAATTAAATTAGCTTTATCACAAAGGTAA
- a CDS encoding c-type cytochrome, whose translation MKVLICIFLFVSTLFSMDKSMKEELASACANCHGVSWELSTNGERLVSDMNEYEILVSLLAYKNKKIKSTVMNFYMAKYSDEEIEQMAKYISHQEKSKD comes from the coding sequence ATGAAAGTTTTAATCTGCATATTTTTATTTGTTTCAACTCTTTTTTCAATGGATAAGTCTATGAAAGAAGAGTTAGCTAGTGCTTGTGCTAATTGTCATGGTGTTTCATGGGAATTATCAACTAATGGAGAGCGATTGGTTTCAGATATGAATGAGTATGAGATTTTAGTCTCATTACTTGCTTACAAAAATAAAAAGATTAAATCTACTGTTATGAATTTTTATATGGCTAAATATAGCGATGAAGAGATTGAGCAGATGGCTAAATATATTAGCCATCAAGAAAAGTCAAAAGATTAA